Proteins found in one Megachile rotundata isolate GNS110a chromosome 14, iyMegRotu1, whole genome shotgun sequence genomic segment:
- the LOC100880777 gene encoding odorant receptor 13a-like isoform X2 produces MARTPGHKWMVAFRKLINIQINYLKYSGLWVIDPGHPWLSKSAYLVCKGWTLSAMYIFAITLFADICDNIDNLSITSDDGCVFAGIAVVIFKTMNYQIRQKKIALFVDKVLQCSDDLCEFSNEESIKPIIDKYRLRITVTFWGFSALGCALGFLLLFASPRQNDLPIRAKYPFNTTTPGWRELSFFIETCAVSGGLVAIVGMDSITIYMSSIITMLLDILSCNFESCSGRSANNENEICLVRNCEERQRDKWDSNKFLHRYKNCIRFHQRLVTLSKEYNRLFSSSMFVQMLSSTSMICLTGFQAVVVGGQSSDIMKFGMYLSAAVSQLLYICWIGNELSYSSSVLDKSQWLSDWHHEHLPSIVQVFTLSTMSTRRTLTLKAGIFFVLSLETFIAIVKGSYSVFTLLNNMQTTDP; encoded by the exons ATGGCTCGAACGCCAGGGCACAAGTGGATGGTAGCGTTTCGAAAATTGATAAACATTCAAATAAATTACTTGAA GTACAGCGGACTTTGGGTAATCGATCCAGGACATCCATGGTTATCGAAAAGTGCATATTTAGTTTGCAAAGGGTGGACGCTGAGTGCGATGTACATATTTGCAATTACTCTGTTCGCGGATATTTGCGACAACATAGACAATTTGTCTATTACCTCCGACGATGGATGTGTCTTCGCCGGAATAGCTGTCGTGATTTTCAAAACGATGAATTACCAAATCCGACAGAAGAAGATAGCATTGTTTGTCGACAAAGTATTGCAGTGTTCCGACGATCTCTGCGAGTTTTCAA ATGAGGAGTCTATAAAACCCATCATCGATAAGTATCGACTACGTATCACGGTTACCTTCTGGGGGTTCAGCGCATTGGGATGCGCTTTAGGATTTCTTCTTCTGTTCGCTTCGCCAAGGCAGAACGATTTACCAATTAGAGCAAAGTATCCTTTTAACACGACAACACCGGGTTGGCGCGAGCTTAGTTTTTTTATCGAAACTTGCGCCGTTAGTGGTGGTCTGGTTGCGATCGTTGGTATGGATAGTATTACAATATATATGTCCAGCATAATAACCATGCTTCTCGATATTCTAAGCTGCAATTTCGAAAGTTGCAGTGGTCGATCGGCGAACAAC GAAAATGAAATTTGCCTTGTACGTAATTGCGAGGAAAGACAGCGCGACAAATGGGACTCGAACAAATTTTTGCATcgatacaaaaattgtattcgATTTCATCAACGACTAGTGACCTTGAGCAAGGAATACAATAGGCTTTTCAGCTCTAGCATGTTCGTTCAGATGCTTTCGAGTACTTCGATGATTTGCCTGACCGGTTTTCAAGCTGTCGTG GTCGGAGGGCAGAGCTCGGACATCATGAAGTTCGGTATGTACTTGAGTGCCGCCGTATCTCAGCTTTTGTACATCTGTTGGATAGGAAACGAGCTAAGCTATTCG AGCTCCGTATTGGATAAGAGTCAGTGGCTCTCAGACTGGCATCACGAACATTTACCCAGCATCGTACAAGTGTTCACGTTGTCAACTATGTCCACCAGACGGACGTTAACTTTAAAAGCTGGAATATTTTTCGTGTTATCTCTGGAAACCTTCATCGCA ATAGTCAAAGGATCTTATTCGGTGTTCACTTTATTGAACAATATGCAAACGACGGATCCTTGA
- the LOC100880777 gene encoding odorant receptor 13a-like isoform X1, producing MARTPGHKWMVAFRKLINIQINYLKYSGLWVIDPGHPWLSKSAYLVCKGWTLSAMYIFAITLFADICDNIDNLSITSDDGCVFAGIAVVIFKTMNYQIRQKKIALFVDKVLQCSDDLCEFSNEESIKPIIDKYRLRITVTFWGFSALGCALGFLLLFASPRQNDLPIRAKYPFNTTTPGWRELSFFIETCAVSGGLVAIVGMDSITIYMSSIITMLLDILSCNFESCSGRSANNVRLFATIYICSKSLIKVWFYQENEICLVRNCEERQRDKWDSNKFLHRYKNCIRFHQRLVTLSKEYNRLFSSSMFVQMLSSTSMICLTGFQAVVVGGQSSDIMKFGMYLSAAVSQLLYICWIGNELSYSSSVLDKSQWLSDWHHEHLPSIVQVFTLSTMSTRRTLTLKAGIFFVLSLETFIAIVKGSYSVFTLLNNMQTTDP from the exons ATGGCTCGAACGCCAGGGCACAAGTGGATGGTAGCGTTTCGAAAATTGATAAACATTCAAATAAATTACTTGAA GTACAGCGGACTTTGGGTAATCGATCCAGGACATCCATGGTTATCGAAAAGTGCATATTTAGTTTGCAAAGGGTGGACGCTGAGTGCGATGTACATATTTGCAATTACTCTGTTCGCGGATATTTGCGACAACATAGACAATTTGTCTATTACCTCCGACGATGGATGTGTCTTCGCCGGAATAGCTGTCGTGATTTTCAAAACGATGAATTACCAAATCCGACAGAAGAAGATAGCATTGTTTGTCGACAAAGTATTGCAGTGTTCCGACGATCTCTGCGAGTTTTCAA ATGAGGAGTCTATAAAACCCATCATCGATAAGTATCGACTACGTATCACGGTTACCTTCTGGGGGTTCAGCGCATTGGGATGCGCTTTAGGATTTCTTCTTCTGTTCGCTTCGCCAAGGCAGAACGATTTACCAATTAGAGCAAAGTATCCTTTTAACACGACAACACCGGGTTGGCGCGAGCTTAGTTTTTTTATCGAAACTTGCGCCGTTAGTGGTGGTCTGGTTGCGATCGTTGGTATGGATAGTATTACAATATATATGTCCAGCATAATAACCATGCTTCTCGATATTCTAAGCTGCAATTTCGAAAGTTGCAGTGGTCGATCGGCGAACAACGTAAGATTATTCGCTACTATTTATATATGTTCCAAAAGTTTGATCAAAGTTTGGTTTTACCAGGAAAATGAAATTTGCCTTGTACGTAATTGCGAGGAAAGACAGCGCGACAAATGGGACTCGAACAAATTTTTGCATcgatacaaaaattgtattcgATTTCATCAACGACTAGTGACCTTGAGCAAGGAATACAATAGGCTTTTCAGCTCTAGCATGTTCGTTCAGATGCTTTCGAGTACTTCGATGATTTGCCTGACCGGTTTTCAAGCTGTCGTG GTCGGAGGGCAGAGCTCGGACATCATGAAGTTCGGTATGTACTTGAGTGCCGCCGTATCTCAGCTTTTGTACATCTGTTGGATAGGAAACGAGCTAAGCTATTCG AGCTCCGTATTGGATAAGAGTCAGTGGCTCTCAGACTGGCATCACGAACATTTACCCAGCATCGTACAAGTGTTCACGTTGTCAACTATGTCCACCAGACGGACGTTAACTTTAAAAGCTGGAATATTTTTCGTGTTATCTCTGGAAACCTTCATCGCA ATAGTCAAAGGATCTTATTCGGTGTTCACTTTATTGAACAATATGCAAACGACGGATCCTTGA